The following nucleotide sequence is from Gemmatimonadaceae bacterium.
CGCGAGTTGCTCGAGTGGCTCGCGCGGGAACGGAGCGGCGCGCCATAAAACGCGCGCCATAAAACGCGCGGCGTAAAACGCGCGGCGTAAAACGCGCGGCTATCGCTTTCCTTTCTTTGCCGTCTTCGATGCCGGCGCCGGCTTGCTCGTTTTCGACGCTTTCGCCGGCGCTTTGGCCGCTACCTTCGGCGGGGCTTTTGCCGGTGCCTTCGAAGGACCTTTCGCAGGAGCCTTCGCTGCCGGCTTGGTTGCCGGCTTGGCCGCCGGCTGGGCTGCCGTGTTCGCTGGAGCTTTCGCGGCGGGCTTCGGTGCAGACTTGAGCGGCGCCGCACTCTTCGTGGGAACCACGGGCTTCGAGTTCGCGCCGTTCGACGCCGGTGCGGCTCCCGCCGGCGGAACGATCGGCCGCGGCCCGCGAAACGGCGGTGCCGCAGCAGCGGCGGCCGCGGCTCTCGCCGCGGACTCCGCTTTCGCCGTCGCCGCCTTTTCCGCGGCGACCTTCGAGGCCGTCGGGCGCTCTCGTTCACTCACCGGACGACGCTGATGCGCCGCCTCGGCATCCCGGATGAGGCTGTCGGCTTCTTCCGGCGTCATTTGCCCGCGACGCACCATGTAGTTGACGAGATCGCGCGCGCTCTCGATGGCGAATCCGGCGATCCCGGCGCCCGCGCTGATCACGTCTTTCATCGCGGCGGCAACCTTCGTCCCCGCCTCCTGACTGATCAGCTGGGCCCGCTCCGCCAACTCGGCAACGGTGTCACGCATGTCGTTGCCGCGTCTGCCCGGTCCAGCCCCTCGGTGCGCGGCGGGCGCACCGGCTGCCGGAGGTGGTGTGGGACTGCTGTGAGGCTTGTCCACCATATCGATAACCGGGGGATGGGCGGGGTAGGCGGTTCGTTGCGGCGGGTCGCCGGAAGTATATGATACGCAATTATGTACGCAAGCCAACGCGAGCGCGCTGGCCGAGGATGATGCGTACTGGTCTAATTAATACTAGTACTGCTACATTATAACGACATCATGACGACATTAAATGCTTAGAGGGATCAAAGTTCTCGATCTCACGCGCGTTCTCGCGGGTCCGCTCTGCACCATGCTCCTTGGCGACCTTGGCGCAAATGTCATCAAGGTCGAGCGGCCGGAAACGGGCGACGACACTCGGGGCTGGGGACCGCCCTTCGACGCCGAAGGGCGGAGCGCGTATTACCTGAGCATCAATCGCAACAAGCTTGGGCTCGCCGCCGACTTCGACCGGCCGCATGATCGCGCGATCATCGAAGCGCTGCTCGGCGAAGCCGACGTCGTCGTCGACAATTTTCGCCGCGGCATGCTCGAGCGCCGCGGCTTCTCGGTGGACGAATGGTGTGCGCGGCGTCCCGAGCTCGTGTGGTGCACCATCACCGGCTTTGGCCTGCACAGCGAACGGCCGGGGTACGACTTCGTCACCCAGGCAGAGTCCGGCTGGATGTCGATCACGGGAGAGGCGGACGGTGATCCCATGAAGGCCGGTCTCGCGTTCGCCGACATTTTGACCGGCAAGGACGCGGCGATCGCGATCCTCGCGGCGCTCGTGGAGCGCTTTCGCGGAGGACACGGCCGGCGGATCGTGATCTCGCTGGCCGATAGTGCGCGCGCCGCGCTCATCAACGCCGCGCAGAACGCACTGGTGAGCGGAGAGGACGGCCGGCGTTGGGGCAACGCCCATCCCAATCTCGTCCCATACCAACTCTTTAAAGCCGCGGACAGACCGATCGTGATCGCGGTCGGCAGCGATGCGCAATGGCTGGCGTGTGCGCGGGCGATCGGACTGGCCGCGCTCGCCGACGATGCGTCGCTCGCCACGAACGCCGGACGGATTGCCGCGCGTGAGCGCATCGTCGGCGAATTCTCGCGACGGATCGCGACCGCGCCGGCCGCGGTCTGGCGCGAACGACTCGACGCCGCCGGTGTACCAAATGGAATCGTGCAGTCGGTCCTGGAGTCTCTGCGGGAGACCAACGGATCGGCGCTGACCGGGATGCCGTCGAGCATTGGTGGCTCGATTCGGTTCGCTCCGCCCGGACTCGATCAGCATGGCGACGCGATTCGCCGCGACGGATGGAACACTTTTGACCGCATGATGCCGTAGCCGAGCTGGCTCGTGATAGGACGTTTTTTCCGAGCGTGACGCCGCGTTACTTCCCGCGCAGTCGTATCGTCTTAGTGACGTGGCGAGCCTTCTCGAGCAGCGACGTGGGTTTGGGGTCTCTAACGCCCTGTCCGAAGCGCGGAAAGTGCGTTACTCTGTTGTCGTGAAGACGACGGACGCAGCCCTGCGGGCTGATCAGAACGTTGTTGATCAGGAGAATTCTGATCAACTGATCATACAGCGAGTGCTCGCCGGAAATCGCGACGCGTTCAAGATTCTCATCACGCGTTACAGCGATCCGCTCTACCGTCATGCCTTGTGTATGACGGGTAGTCCGGACGTCGCTGAAGACATCCTGCAGCTCAGCTTCATCAAGGCGTATCAACATCTCGCCGAGGTGCGCGGGCGGTTCGACGCGTGGGTGTTCAGGATCGTCGCGAACGGTTGCAAGGATTGGTTGAAGAACATTCGGCGGTCGCACCTCAGTTACGACGAGGACGATCAGCCGTCTGGGTACGCGACCCCGGATGAAGAGCTGGACCGGACGGAATTGCGTACGGATTTGGACCGCGCGTTGACGACGCTTCCGGCGTCCCTGCGCGAGGCGTTCGTCATGAAGCACGTCGAAGGCCGCTCGTACGAAGAGATGGCCGATCTGCTCGGTACCACAGTCGGAGCGCTAAAGATGCGCGTACATCGCGCGCGTGAAGCCCTCCAAGCACTCTTAGAGGAAAAATACGCCTAATGGTAGACGATCTTCGCTCCGAAGACGGCCTTGGCGGGTTTGACG
It contains:
- a CDS encoding CoA transferase, which codes for MLRGIKVLDLTRVLAGPLCTMLLGDLGANVIKVERPETGDDTRGWGPPFDAEGRSAYYLSINRNKLGLAADFDRPHDRAIIEALLGEADVVVDNFRRGMLERRGFSVDEWCARRPELVWCTITGFGLHSERPGYDFVTQAESGWMSITGEADGDPMKAGLAFADILTGKDAAIAILAALVERFRGGHGRRIVISLADSARAALINAAQNALVSGEDGRRWGNAHPNLVPYQLFKAADRPIVIAVGSDAQWLACARAIGLAALADDASLATNAGRIAARERIVGEFSRRIATAPAAVWRERLDAAGVPNGIVQSVLESLRETNGSALTGMPSSIGGSIRFAPPGLDQHGDAIRRDGWNTFDRMMP
- a CDS encoding RNA polymerase sigma factor, which encodes MASLLEQRRGFGVSNALSEARKVRYSVVVKTTDAALRADQNVVDQENSDQLIIQRVLAGNRDAFKILITRYSDPLYRHALCMTGSPDVAEDILQLSFIKAYQHLAEVRGRFDAWVFRIVANGCKDWLKNIRRSHLSYDEDDQPSGYATPDEELDRTELRTDLDRALTTLPASLREAFVMKHVEGRSYEEMADLLGTTVGALKMRVHRAREALQALLEEKYA